In Oncorhynchus nerka isolate Pitt River linkage group LG26, Oner_Uvic_2.0, whole genome shotgun sequence, one DNA window encodes the following:
- the LOC115110835 gene encoding pyridoxal-dependent decarboxylase domain-containing protein 1 isoform X5, which yields MMVDPTLAEMGKNLNEAMKILEDGRNASDPDADRQQFSRSSIPGPLQGDGQDVASILQLVQNLMHEDEEEDRPSHRMQNVGEQGHMALLGHSLAAYISVLDRERLRKLITRIASDTTLWLCRLFRYESGSAYYHEDDREGLLKVCRLVINTRYEDYSTEGYTVLNSRQPVIYQSATCRPGLGQHLCSQLALPLSSLCTVPCNTMFGSQHQMDIALLDKLIREDVETGKLPLLLIANAGTPGAGHTDKLGRLKELCEQYGMWLHIEGVNLATLALWEVSSPVTAATRSDSMTLTLGPWLGLPAVPAVTLYRHEDPALSLAAGLTSSQPVEKLRALPLWLSLQYLGQDGIVEKIRHSVELSQQLLEKLKTLASIKTSVEDELNSPVVVFRFSQETSAESSGASVEGYFAGEREVLDSLNRWLCERLAQLVPASGVDIVELEDEGTCVRFTPLMTAAALGTQRCDVDLLVERLTELVPVLNCTLRLRLDFREEVYRHSALSYVEDLSWPGLGAVRYEPRVEELTDSKRKLEVEKINSELLVKLGELDADLIFSTGLEFGPEKDCIFIGMATEDLDVAELVDTIADLGRDIEENGRLLENMTEVVRKGIQEAELQLQKDNQDKLMEEGVLRQIPLVGSVLNWFSPFQSTVKGKTFNLAAGSLDSTEPTYSMKAQTGGLSSPETPTSSAKRLPGQRLFRREGAGGSDSHSETSSVGQAEDFSRERFPQPTTPSPVPDEAVSVVPESPETPQVPAEPEPTQENGEVGTQEEERQPDGQDAPVEETGR from the exons ATGATGGTCGACCCCACACTCGCTGAAATGGGCAAGAACCTCAACGAGGCCATGAAGATCTTGGAGGATGGCCGAAA TGCATCAGATCCGGATGCAGATAGACAACAGTTCAGCAGGAGTAGTATCCCTGGACCCCTACAGGGAGA TGGGCAGGATGTGGCCAGTATACTCCAGCTGGTCCAGAATCTCATGcatgaagatgaggaggaagacAGGCCAAGCCATCG GATGCAGAATGTCGGAGAGCAGGGTCACATGGCGTTGCTAGGACACAGCCTAGCAGCCTACATCTCCGTGCTGGACAGGGAGAGACTCAGGAAGCTGATCACACGCATCGCGTCTGACACAACACTCTGGCTCTGCAGACTCTTCAg GTATGAGAGTGGCTCAGCATACTACCATGAAGATGACAGAGAGGGCCTGCTGAAGGTGTGTCGCCTGGTCATCAACACCCGCTATGAGGACTACTCCACAGAGGGCTACACCGTGCTCAACTCCAGACAGCCTGTAATTTACCAGAGCGCCACCtgcaggcctggcctgggacaGCACCTCTGCAGCCAA CTGGCTCTGCCTCTGTCCAGCCTGTGTACCGTCCCCTGCAACACCATGTTTGGATCCCAGCACCAAATG GACATTGCCTTGCTGGACAAGCTGATCAGAGAGGATGTGGAGACTGGGAAGCTTCCATTGCTGTTGATCGCCAACGCTG GCACCCCTGGGGCGGGACACACAGACAAGCTGGGCCGTCTAAAGGAGCTGTGTGAACAGTATGGCATGTGGCTCCACATAGAAGG ggtcaACTTGGCCACCCTGGCTCTGTGGGAGGTCTCATCCCCCGTGACG GCGGCCACCAGGAGTGACAGTATGACCCTGACCCTGGGTCCGTGGCTGGGCCTGCCTGCTGTCCCAGCTGTCACCCTCTACAGACACGAGGACCCAGCCCTG TCTCTGGCAGCTGGTTTGACCTCCAGTCAGCCAGTAGAGAAGCTGCGTGCCCTGCCTCTCTGGCTCTCCCTGCAGTACCTGGGCCAGGATGGGATAGTGGAGAAGATTAGACACTCTGTAGAGCTC AGCCAACAGCTTCTGGAGAAACTGAAGACTCTGGCTTCCATAAAGACTTCA GTGGAGGATGAGCTCAACTCTCCAGTAGTAGTGTTCAGGTTCTCCCAGGAGACCAGTGCAG AATCCAGTGGTGCTTCTGTGGAGGGCTACtttgctggagagagagaagtgctAGATTCCCTCAACAGATGG CTGTGTGAGCGGTTGGCACAGCTGGTGCCCGCCAGTGGGGTAGACATAGTGGAGTTGGAGGACGAGGGCACCTGTGTCCGCTTCACCCCTCTTATGACCGccgcag CCCTGGGGACCCAGAGGTGTGACGTGGATCTGCTGGTGGAGCGGTTGACTGAGCTGGTTCCTGTGCTGAACTGTACGCTGCGTCTCAGACTGGACTTCAGAGAGGAGGTGTACCGCCACTCTGCCCTCAGTTACGTAGAGGACctcagctggcctggcctgggagccGTCAG GTATGAGCCGAGGGTTGAGGAGCTGACCGACAGTAAAAGAAAGCTGGAGGTGGAGAAGATCAACAGTGAGCTGCTGGTGAAACTAGGGGAACTGGATGCAGACCTCATCTTCTCCACCG gCCTGGAGTTCGGACCCGAGAAGGACTGCATATTTATTGGCATGGCAACGGAGGACCTAGACGTGGCAGAGCTAGTGGATACGATAGCCGACCTGGGGAGGGACATAGAGGAGAACGGCAGG CTATTAGAGAACATGACAGAGGTGGTGAGGAAAGGCATCCAGGAGGCAGAGCTCCAgctccagaaagacaaccaggaCAAACtcatggaggag ggtgtgtTGAGACAGATTCCTCTGGTCGGTTCCGTGTTGAACTGGTTCTCTCCGTTCCAGAGCACTGTGAAGGGCAAAACCTTTAACCTGGCTGCAG GTTCCCTGGACTCCACAGAGCCCACCTACTCCATGAAGGCCCAGACAGGTGGGCTGTCGTCGCCAGAAACCCCTACCTCCTCTGCCAAGAGACTGCCAG GACAGAGGCTGTTCCGGCGCGAGGGTGCGGGGGGCTCTGACTCCCACAGTGAGACCAGCTCCGTGGGCCAGGCTGAGGATTTCTCCAGGGAGAGGTTCCCACAACCCACCACACCGTCCCCTGTCCCAGACGAGGCGGTTTCCGTGGTCCCTGAGAGCCCAGAGACCCCCCAGGTGCCGGCTGAACCCGAGCCCACGCAGGAGAACGGTGAGGTTGGTAcacaagaggaggagagacagcctGATGGCCAGGACGCACCAGTGGAGGAGACAGGCAGATAG
- the LOC115110835 gene encoding pyridoxal-dependent decarboxylase domain-containing protein 1 isoform X4: MMVDPTLAEMGKNLNEAMKILEDGRNASDPDADRQQFSRSSIPGPLQGDGQDVASILQLVQNLMHEDEEEDRPSHRRMQNVGEQGHMALLGHSLAAYISVLDRERLRKLITRIASDTTLWLCRLFRYESGSAYYHEDDREGLLKVCRLVINTRYEDYSTEGYTVLNSRQPVIYQSATCRPGLGQHLCSQLALPLSSLCTVPCNTMFGSQHQMDIALLDKLIREDVETGKLPLLLIANAGTPGAGHTDKLGRLKELCEQYGMWLHIEGVNLATLALWEVSSPVTAATRSDSMTLTLGPWLGLPAVPAVTLYRHEDPALSLAAGLTSSQPVEKLRALPLWLSLQYLGQDGIVEKIRHSVELSQQLLEKLKTLASIKTSVEDELNSPVVVFRFSQETSAESSGASVEGYFAGEREVLDSLNRWLCERLAQLVPASGVDIVELEDEGTCVRFTPLMTAAALGTQRCDVDLLVERLTELVPVLNCTLRLRLDFREEVYRHSALSYVEDLSWPGLGAVRYEPRVEELTDSKRKLEVEKINSELLVKLGELDADLIFSTGLEFGPEKDCIFIGMATEDLDVAELVDTIADLGRDIEENGRLLENMTEVVRKGIQEAELQLQKDNQDKLMEEGVLRQIPLVGSVLNWFSPFQSTVKGKTFNLAAGSLDSTEPTYSMKAQTGGLSSPETPTSSAKRLPGQRLFRREGAGGSDSHSETSSVGQAEDFSRERFPQPTTPSPVPDEAVSVVPESPETPQVPAEPEPTQENGEVGTQEEERQPDGQDAPVEETGR, from the exons ATGATGGTCGACCCCACACTCGCTGAAATGGGCAAGAACCTCAACGAGGCCATGAAGATCTTGGAGGATGGCCGAAA TGCATCAGATCCGGATGCAGATAGACAACAGTTCAGCAGGAGTAGTATCCCTGGACCCCTACAGGGAGA TGGGCAGGATGTGGCCAGTATACTCCAGCTGGTCCAGAATCTCATGcatgaagatgaggaggaagacAGGCCAAGCCATCG CAGGATGCAGAATGTCGGAGAGCAGGGTCACATGGCGTTGCTAGGACACAGCCTAGCAGCCTACATCTCCGTGCTGGACAGGGAGAGACTCAGGAAGCTGATCACACGCATCGCGTCTGACACAACACTCTGGCTCTGCAGACTCTTCAg GTATGAGAGTGGCTCAGCATACTACCATGAAGATGACAGAGAGGGCCTGCTGAAGGTGTGTCGCCTGGTCATCAACACCCGCTATGAGGACTACTCCACAGAGGGCTACACCGTGCTCAACTCCAGACAGCCTGTAATTTACCAGAGCGCCACCtgcaggcctggcctgggacaGCACCTCTGCAGCCAA CTGGCTCTGCCTCTGTCCAGCCTGTGTACCGTCCCCTGCAACACCATGTTTGGATCCCAGCACCAAATG GACATTGCCTTGCTGGACAAGCTGATCAGAGAGGATGTGGAGACTGGGAAGCTTCCATTGCTGTTGATCGCCAACGCTG GCACCCCTGGGGCGGGACACACAGACAAGCTGGGCCGTCTAAAGGAGCTGTGTGAACAGTATGGCATGTGGCTCCACATAGAAGG ggtcaACTTGGCCACCCTGGCTCTGTGGGAGGTCTCATCCCCCGTGACG GCGGCCACCAGGAGTGACAGTATGACCCTGACCCTGGGTCCGTGGCTGGGCCTGCCTGCTGTCCCAGCTGTCACCCTCTACAGACACGAGGACCCAGCCCTG TCTCTGGCAGCTGGTTTGACCTCCAGTCAGCCAGTAGAGAAGCTGCGTGCCCTGCCTCTCTGGCTCTCCCTGCAGTACCTGGGCCAGGATGGGATAGTGGAGAAGATTAGACACTCTGTAGAGCTC AGCCAACAGCTTCTGGAGAAACTGAAGACTCTGGCTTCCATAAAGACTTCA GTGGAGGATGAGCTCAACTCTCCAGTAGTAGTGTTCAGGTTCTCCCAGGAGACCAGTGCAG AATCCAGTGGTGCTTCTGTGGAGGGCTACtttgctggagagagagaagtgctAGATTCCCTCAACAGATGG CTGTGTGAGCGGTTGGCACAGCTGGTGCCCGCCAGTGGGGTAGACATAGTGGAGTTGGAGGACGAGGGCACCTGTGTCCGCTTCACCCCTCTTATGACCGccgcag CCCTGGGGACCCAGAGGTGTGACGTGGATCTGCTGGTGGAGCGGTTGACTGAGCTGGTTCCTGTGCTGAACTGTACGCTGCGTCTCAGACTGGACTTCAGAGAGGAGGTGTACCGCCACTCTGCCCTCAGTTACGTAGAGGACctcagctggcctggcctgggagccGTCAG GTATGAGCCGAGGGTTGAGGAGCTGACCGACAGTAAAAGAAAGCTGGAGGTGGAGAAGATCAACAGTGAGCTGCTGGTGAAACTAGGGGAACTGGATGCAGACCTCATCTTCTCCACCG gCCTGGAGTTCGGACCCGAGAAGGACTGCATATTTATTGGCATGGCAACGGAGGACCTAGACGTGGCAGAGCTAGTGGATACGATAGCCGACCTGGGGAGGGACATAGAGGAGAACGGCAGG CTATTAGAGAACATGACAGAGGTGGTGAGGAAAGGCATCCAGGAGGCAGAGCTCCAgctccagaaagacaaccaggaCAAACtcatggaggag ggtgtgtTGAGACAGATTCCTCTGGTCGGTTCCGTGTTGAACTGGTTCTCTCCGTTCCAGAGCACTGTGAAGGGCAAAACCTTTAACCTGGCTGCAG GTTCCCTGGACTCCACAGAGCCCACCTACTCCATGAAGGCCCAGACAGGTGGGCTGTCGTCGCCAGAAACCCCTACCTCCTCTGCCAAGAGACTGCCAG GACAGAGGCTGTTCCGGCGCGAGGGTGCGGGGGGCTCTGACTCCCACAGTGAGACCAGCTCCGTGGGCCAGGCTGAGGATTTCTCCAGGGAGAGGTTCCCACAACCCACCACACCGTCCCCTGTCCCAGACGAGGCGGTTTCCGTGGTCCCTGAGAGCCCAGAGACCCCCCAGGTGCCGGCTGAACCCGAGCCCACGCAGGAGAACGGTGAGGTTGGTAcacaagaggaggagagacagcctGATGGCCAGGACGCACCAGTGGAGGAGACAGGCAGATAG
- the LOC115110835 gene encoding pyridoxal-dependent decarboxylase domain-containing protein 1 isoform X1: MMVDPTLAEMGKNLNEAMKILEDGRNASDPDADRQQFSRSSIPGPLQGDGQDVASILQLVQNLMHEDEEEDRPSHRRMQNVGEQGHMALLGHSLAAYISVLDRERLRKLITRIASDTTLWLCRLFRYESGSAYYHEDDREGLLKVCRLVINTRYEDYSTEGYTVLNSRQPVIYQSATCRPGLGQHLCSQLALPLSSLCTVPCNTMFGSQHQMDIALLDKLIREDVETGKLPLLLIANAGTPGAGHTDKLGRLKELCEQYGMWLHIEGVNLATLALWEVSSPVTAATRSDSMTLTLGPWLGLPAVPAVTLYRHEDPALSLAAGLTSSQPVEKLRALPLWLSLQYLGQDGIVEKIRHSVELSQQLLEKLKTLASIKTSGVVSLSRIPPISGGSLRDLLGSLILSIVEDELNSPVVVFRFSQETSAESSGASVEGYFAGEREVLDSLNRWLCERLAQLVPASGVDIVELEDEGTCVRFTPLMTAAALGTQRCDVDLLVERLTELVPVLNCTLRLRLDFREEVYRHSALSYVEDLSWPGLGAVRYEPRVEELTDSKRKLEVEKINSELLVKLGELDADLIFSTGLEFGPEKDCIFIGMATEDLDVAELVDTIADLGRDIEENGRLLENMTEVVRKGIQEAELQLQKDNQDKLMEEGVLRQIPLVGSVLNWFSPFQSTVKGKTFNLAAGSLDSTEPTYSMKAQTGGLSSPETPTSSAKRLPGQRLFRREGAGGSDSHSETSSVGQAEDFSRERFPQPTTPSPVPDEAVSVVPESPETPQVPAEPEPTQENGEVGTQEEERQPDGQDAPVEETGR, from the exons ATGATGGTCGACCCCACACTCGCTGAAATGGGCAAGAACCTCAACGAGGCCATGAAGATCTTGGAGGATGGCCGAAA TGCATCAGATCCGGATGCAGATAGACAACAGTTCAGCAGGAGTAGTATCCCTGGACCCCTACAGGGAGA TGGGCAGGATGTGGCCAGTATACTCCAGCTGGTCCAGAATCTCATGcatgaagatgaggaggaagacAGGCCAAGCCATCG CAGGATGCAGAATGTCGGAGAGCAGGGTCACATGGCGTTGCTAGGACACAGCCTAGCAGCCTACATCTCCGTGCTGGACAGGGAGAGACTCAGGAAGCTGATCACACGCATCGCGTCTGACACAACACTCTGGCTCTGCAGACTCTTCAg GTATGAGAGTGGCTCAGCATACTACCATGAAGATGACAGAGAGGGCCTGCTGAAGGTGTGTCGCCTGGTCATCAACACCCGCTATGAGGACTACTCCACAGAGGGCTACACCGTGCTCAACTCCAGACAGCCTGTAATTTACCAGAGCGCCACCtgcaggcctggcctgggacaGCACCTCTGCAGCCAA CTGGCTCTGCCTCTGTCCAGCCTGTGTACCGTCCCCTGCAACACCATGTTTGGATCCCAGCACCAAATG GACATTGCCTTGCTGGACAAGCTGATCAGAGAGGATGTGGAGACTGGGAAGCTTCCATTGCTGTTGATCGCCAACGCTG GCACCCCTGGGGCGGGACACACAGACAAGCTGGGCCGTCTAAAGGAGCTGTGTGAACAGTATGGCATGTGGCTCCACATAGAAGG ggtcaACTTGGCCACCCTGGCTCTGTGGGAGGTCTCATCCCCCGTGACG GCGGCCACCAGGAGTGACAGTATGACCCTGACCCTGGGTCCGTGGCTGGGCCTGCCTGCTGTCCCAGCTGTCACCCTCTACAGACACGAGGACCCAGCCCTG TCTCTGGCAGCTGGTTTGACCTCCAGTCAGCCAGTAGAGAAGCTGCGTGCCCTGCCTCTCTGGCTCTCCCTGCAGTACCTGGGCCAGGATGGGATAGTGGAGAAGATTAGACACTCTGTAGAGCTC AGCCAACAGCTTCTGGAGAAACTGAAGACTCTGGCTTCCATAAAGACTTCA ggtgtggtgtctctctctcggaTCCCGCCGATCTCAGGGGGCTCTCTACGGGACTTGCTGGgctctctcattctgtctatt GTGGAGGATGAGCTCAACTCTCCAGTAGTAGTGTTCAGGTTCTCCCAGGAGACCAGTGCAG AATCCAGTGGTGCTTCTGTGGAGGGCTACtttgctggagagagagaagtgctAGATTCCCTCAACAGATGG CTGTGTGAGCGGTTGGCACAGCTGGTGCCCGCCAGTGGGGTAGACATAGTGGAGTTGGAGGACGAGGGCACCTGTGTCCGCTTCACCCCTCTTATGACCGccgcag CCCTGGGGACCCAGAGGTGTGACGTGGATCTGCTGGTGGAGCGGTTGACTGAGCTGGTTCCTGTGCTGAACTGTACGCTGCGTCTCAGACTGGACTTCAGAGAGGAGGTGTACCGCCACTCTGCCCTCAGTTACGTAGAGGACctcagctggcctggcctgggagccGTCAG GTATGAGCCGAGGGTTGAGGAGCTGACCGACAGTAAAAGAAAGCTGGAGGTGGAGAAGATCAACAGTGAGCTGCTGGTGAAACTAGGGGAACTGGATGCAGACCTCATCTTCTCCACCG gCCTGGAGTTCGGACCCGAGAAGGACTGCATATTTATTGGCATGGCAACGGAGGACCTAGACGTGGCAGAGCTAGTGGATACGATAGCCGACCTGGGGAGGGACATAGAGGAGAACGGCAGG CTATTAGAGAACATGACAGAGGTGGTGAGGAAAGGCATCCAGGAGGCAGAGCTCCAgctccagaaagacaaccaggaCAAACtcatggaggag ggtgtgtTGAGACAGATTCCTCTGGTCGGTTCCGTGTTGAACTGGTTCTCTCCGTTCCAGAGCACTGTGAAGGGCAAAACCTTTAACCTGGCTGCAG GTTCCCTGGACTCCACAGAGCCCACCTACTCCATGAAGGCCCAGACAGGTGGGCTGTCGTCGCCAGAAACCCCTACCTCCTCTGCCAAGAGACTGCCAG GACAGAGGCTGTTCCGGCGCGAGGGTGCGGGGGGCTCTGACTCCCACAGTGAGACCAGCTCCGTGGGCCAGGCTGAGGATTTCTCCAGGGAGAGGTTCCCACAACCCACCACACCGTCCCCTGTCCCAGACGAGGCGGTTTCCGTGGTCCCTGAGAGCCCAGAGACCCCCCAGGTGCCGGCTGAACCCGAGCCCACGCAGGAGAACGGTGAGGTTGGTAcacaagaggaggagagacagcctGATGGCCAGGACGCACCAGTGGAGGAGACAGGCAGATAG
- the LOC115110835 gene encoding pyridoxal-dependent decarboxylase domain-containing protein 1 isoform X2 gives MMVDPTLAEMGKNLNEAMKILEDGRNASDPDADRQQFSRSSIPGPLQGDGQDVASILQLVQNLMHEDEEEDRPSHRMQNVGEQGHMALLGHSLAAYISVLDRERLRKLITRIASDTTLWLCRLFRYESGSAYYHEDDREGLLKVCRLVINTRYEDYSTEGYTVLNSRQPVIYQSATCRPGLGQHLCSQLALPLSSLCTVPCNTMFGSQHQMDIALLDKLIREDVETGKLPLLLIANAGTPGAGHTDKLGRLKELCEQYGMWLHIEGVNLATLALWEVSSPVTAATRSDSMTLTLGPWLGLPAVPAVTLYRHEDPALSLAAGLTSSQPVEKLRALPLWLSLQYLGQDGIVEKIRHSVELSQQLLEKLKTLASIKTSGVVSLSRIPPISGGSLRDLLGSLILSIVEDELNSPVVVFRFSQETSAESSGASVEGYFAGEREVLDSLNRWLCERLAQLVPASGVDIVELEDEGTCVRFTPLMTAAALGTQRCDVDLLVERLTELVPVLNCTLRLRLDFREEVYRHSALSYVEDLSWPGLGAVRYEPRVEELTDSKRKLEVEKINSELLVKLGELDADLIFSTGLEFGPEKDCIFIGMATEDLDVAELVDTIADLGRDIEENGRLLENMTEVVRKGIQEAELQLQKDNQDKLMEEGVLRQIPLVGSVLNWFSPFQSTVKGKTFNLAAGSLDSTEPTYSMKAQTGGLSSPETPTSSAKRLPGQRLFRREGAGGSDSHSETSSVGQAEDFSRERFPQPTTPSPVPDEAVSVVPESPETPQVPAEPEPTQENGEVGTQEEERQPDGQDAPVEETGR, from the exons ATGATGGTCGACCCCACACTCGCTGAAATGGGCAAGAACCTCAACGAGGCCATGAAGATCTTGGAGGATGGCCGAAA TGCATCAGATCCGGATGCAGATAGACAACAGTTCAGCAGGAGTAGTATCCCTGGACCCCTACAGGGAGA TGGGCAGGATGTGGCCAGTATACTCCAGCTGGTCCAGAATCTCATGcatgaagatgaggaggaagacAGGCCAAGCCATCG GATGCAGAATGTCGGAGAGCAGGGTCACATGGCGTTGCTAGGACACAGCCTAGCAGCCTACATCTCCGTGCTGGACAGGGAGAGACTCAGGAAGCTGATCACACGCATCGCGTCTGACACAACACTCTGGCTCTGCAGACTCTTCAg GTATGAGAGTGGCTCAGCATACTACCATGAAGATGACAGAGAGGGCCTGCTGAAGGTGTGTCGCCTGGTCATCAACACCCGCTATGAGGACTACTCCACAGAGGGCTACACCGTGCTCAACTCCAGACAGCCTGTAATTTACCAGAGCGCCACCtgcaggcctggcctgggacaGCACCTCTGCAGCCAA CTGGCTCTGCCTCTGTCCAGCCTGTGTACCGTCCCCTGCAACACCATGTTTGGATCCCAGCACCAAATG GACATTGCCTTGCTGGACAAGCTGATCAGAGAGGATGTGGAGACTGGGAAGCTTCCATTGCTGTTGATCGCCAACGCTG GCACCCCTGGGGCGGGACACACAGACAAGCTGGGCCGTCTAAAGGAGCTGTGTGAACAGTATGGCATGTGGCTCCACATAGAAGG ggtcaACTTGGCCACCCTGGCTCTGTGGGAGGTCTCATCCCCCGTGACG GCGGCCACCAGGAGTGACAGTATGACCCTGACCCTGGGTCCGTGGCTGGGCCTGCCTGCTGTCCCAGCTGTCACCCTCTACAGACACGAGGACCCAGCCCTG TCTCTGGCAGCTGGTTTGACCTCCAGTCAGCCAGTAGAGAAGCTGCGTGCCCTGCCTCTCTGGCTCTCCCTGCAGTACCTGGGCCAGGATGGGATAGTGGAGAAGATTAGACACTCTGTAGAGCTC AGCCAACAGCTTCTGGAGAAACTGAAGACTCTGGCTTCCATAAAGACTTCA ggtgtggtgtctctctctcggaTCCCGCCGATCTCAGGGGGCTCTCTACGGGACTTGCTGGgctctctcattctgtctatt GTGGAGGATGAGCTCAACTCTCCAGTAGTAGTGTTCAGGTTCTCCCAGGAGACCAGTGCAG AATCCAGTGGTGCTTCTGTGGAGGGCTACtttgctggagagagagaagtgctAGATTCCCTCAACAGATGG CTGTGTGAGCGGTTGGCACAGCTGGTGCCCGCCAGTGGGGTAGACATAGTGGAGTTGGAGGACGAGGGCACCTGTGTCCGCTTCACCCCTCTTATGACCGccgcag CCCTGGGGACCCAGAGGTGTGACGTGGATCTGCTGGTGGAGCGGTTGACTGAGCTGGTTCCTGTGCTGAACTGTACGCTGCGTCTCAGACTGGACTTCAGAGAGGAGGTGTACCGCCACTCTGCCCTCAGTTACGTAGAGGACctcagctggcctggcctgggagccGTCAG GTATGAGCCGAGGGTTGAGGAGCTGACCGACAGTAAAAGAAAGCTGGAGGTGGAGAAGATCAACAGTGAGCTGCTGGTGAAACTAGGGGAACTGGATGCAGACCTCATCTTCTCCACCG gCCTGGAGTTCGGACCCGAGAAGGACTGCATATTTATTGGCATGGCAACGGAGGACCTAGACGTGGCAGAGCTAGTGGATACGATAGCCGACCTGGGGAGGGACATAGAGGAGAACGGCAGG CTATTAGAGAACATGACAGAGGTGGTGAGGAAAGGCATCCAGGAGGCAGAGCTCCAgctccagaaagacaaccaggaCAAACtcatggaggag ggtgtgtTGAGACAGATTCCTCTGGTCGGTTCCGTGTTGAACTGGTTCTCTCCGTTCCAGAGCACTGTGAAGGGCAAAACCTTTAACCTGGCTGCAG GTTCCCTGGACTCCACAGAGCCCACCTACTCCATGAAGGCCCAGACAGGTGGGCTGTCGTCGCCAGAAACCCCTACCTCCTCTGCCAAGAGACTGCCAG GACAGAGGCTGTTCCGGCGCGAGGGTGCGGGGGGCTCTGACTCCCACAGTGAGACCAGCTCCGTGGGCCAGGCTGAGGATTTCTCCAGGGAGAGGTTCCCACAACCCACCACACCGTCCCCTGTCCCAGACGAGGCGGTTTCCGTGGTCCCTGAGAGCCCAGAGACCCCCCAGGTGCCGGCTGAACCCGAGCCCACGCAGGAGAACGGTGAGGTTGGTAcacaagaggaggagagacagcctGATGGCCAGGACGCACCAGTGGAGGAGACAGGCAGATAG